In Fluviicola taffensis DSM 16823, the following are encoded in one genomic region:
- a CDS encoding IS4 family transposase: protein MSDHYVKKFDTSDHLISMLFSTFAHCTSLREVAASMLGLKGKMNHFQLKNIPYKSTLSDANKRRSHLVFQDIYYSLLKEYHPIISDSRQSYAWENRLEIIDSSTISLFKDILSCVGRKPITGKRKGGIKVHTQINLQEKVPKLIWFSAATTHDKQFLKHVQLEKGKIAVFDKGYNDYKTFDKFTQNGIFFVTRLKSNASYESVVENDIPSYIDDGVLKDEIIRVDVKENGAYLKTIELRKIVYWDDENNRCFEFITNLNGMNAGHIALIYKKRWQIELLFKQLKQNFPLKFFLGDNENAIKIQIWCTLIVNLLLTVIHKKIKRKWAFSNLASFCRLHLFNYIHLTKFLENPQKDWLKEYDPQLQLKFDST from the coding sequence TTGTCAGATCACTATGTCAAGAAGTTTGATACCTCTGATCACCTGATAAGTATGCTTTTTTCAACGTTTGCTCATTGCACTTCTTTGCGTGAAGTTGCGGCTTCGATGCTAGGTTTAAAAGGGAAAATGAATCATTTTCAGCTTAAAAATATTCCCTATAAAAGTACTTTGAGTGACGCAAACAAAAGGAGAAGCCATTTGGTATTCCAAGACATCTATTATTCATTACTCAAAGAATACCATCCAATTATCTCGGACAGCCGACAATCGTATGCATGGGAGAATCGCTTAGAAATTATTGATTCAAGTACAATATCCTTGTTTAAAGACATTTTGAGTTGCGTTGGCAGGAAACCCATTACTGGTAAAAGAAAGGGCGGTATCAAGGTGCATACACAAATCAATCTTCAGGAAAAAGTTCCCAAACTCATTTGGTTTTCTGCTGCGACAACACACGATAAGCAGTTTTTGAAGCATGTTCAATTGGAGAAAGGAAAAATAGCCGTGTTTGACAAAGGTTATAACGATTACAAAACCTTTGACAAGTTCACTCAGAATGGAATTTTCTTCGTCACTCGCTTAAAATCCAATGCATCATACGAATCTGTGGTAGAAAATGATATACCTTCTTACATTGACGATGGTGTATTGAAAGATGAAATCATTCGCGTGGATGTTAAAGAGAACGGGGCTTATCTCAAAACAATTGAACTGCGCAAAATTGTATACTGGGATGATGAAAACAACCGATGCTTTGAGTTTATTACAAATTTGAATGGAATGAATGCAGGACATATTGCGCTGATTTACAAGAAACGGTGGCAAATCGAATTGCTATTCAAGCAACTCAAACAAAACTTTCCGCTCAAATTTTTCTTGGGGGACAATGAAAATGCTATCAAAATACAGATCTGGTGCACGCTTATTGTCAATCTACTTCTCACTGTGATACATAAGAAAATCAAGCGTAAATGGGCTTTTTCGAATCTCGCAAGCTTCTGCAGATTACATCTTTTCAATTACATTCATCTGACTAAATTCCTTGAAAATCCTCAGAAAGACTGGCTCAAAGAATATGATCCACAACTTCAATTGAAATTTGACAGTACATAA
- a CDS encoding heavy metal translocating P-type ATPase, with the protein MATNNNEFRIPLAGVDSEHCALIVDNGLAKLNGVESHRVELNNKEAIIETQNQETVSEAVKTIRDLGYGVTTVKKSFPVLQMTCASCAVSVESMLKSQAGVVNASVNYANAKVSVEFIPSLIQVEHLRKVVQSIGYDLLIDESPSGDETIEHIQKENFKTLKKKTYWALILSIPVVVIGMFFMNMPFANEIMWFLSTPVLFWLGRDFYINAWKQAKHRSANMDTLVALSTGVAYIFSVFNTLFPEFWHERGLHAHVYFEAASVIIGFILLGKLLEEKAKGNTSSAIKKLMGLQPKTVTIVQDGGYQMEIPIEQVEIGNTIVVKPGEQIAVDGIVINGNSFVDESMLSGEPVPVLKNENDKVFAGTINQKGSFQFKADKVGSETMLAHIIKMVQDAQGSKAPVQKLVDKIAGIFVPIVIVIAVASFIVWNIFGGDNGFTQGLLALITVLVIACPCALGLATPTAIMVGVGKGAEKGILIKDAESLELAKKVNAVILDKTGTITEGKPVVTNDFWTEETPILKQILFSIEKQSEHPLADAVVSHLKNQNTVSITQFESITGKGAKAEIDGITYFIGNKRLIQENEILIENAVAQKANQWGNEAKTVIWFANTKKTIAILAIADQIKATSKKAIEELQLSGIEVYMLTGDNEMTAKAVSEKVGIKHYKAEVLPEHKAAFVKQLQQQGKVIAMVGDGINDSTALAQADVSIAMGKGSDIAMDVAKMTIISSDLTKIPEAIHLSKSTVRTIKQNLFWAFIYNLIGIPIAAGILYPFNGFLLNPMIAGAAMALSSLSVVSNSLWLKYKK; encoded by the coding sequence ATGGCAACAAATAATAATGAATTTAGGATACCACTTGCAGGCGTTGACAGCGAACACTGTGCTTTAATCGTGGACAATGGATTGGCAAAACTTAATGGTGTTGAATCACACCGAGTGGAACTCAACAATAAGGAAGCAATCATTGAAACTCAAAATCAGGAAACAGTTTCAGAAGCTGTAAAAACTATTCGAGATTTGGGTTATGGAGTAACTACCGTAAAGAAATCATTCCCTGTATTACAAATGACGTGTGCTTCTTGTGCGGTTAGTGTGGAGAGTATGCTTAAATCTCAGGCAGGAGTTGTGAATGCAAGCGTGAATTATGCAAATGCAAAGGTCTCAGTAGAATTTATACCGAGTTTGATACAAGTAGAGCATTTGAGAAAAGTTGTTCAAAGTATTGGTTACGATTTGTTAATTGATGAAAGTCCTTCTGGTGATGAGACCATTGAGCATATTCAGAAAGAAAACTTTAAAACTCTCAAAAAGAAAACCTATTGGGCGTTGATACTATCCATTCCTGTAGTAGTAATCGGAATGTTTTTTATGAATATGCCCTTTGCGAATGAAATAATGTGGTTTTTAAGTACCCCAGTTTTATTTTGGTTAGGGAGAGATTTTTACATCAATGCTTGGAAACAAGCCAAACATCGATCTGCCAATATGGATACTTTGGTGGCATTAAGCACAGGTGTTGCTTACATTTTCAGTGTTTTCAACACACTGTTTCCTGAATTTTGGCACGAAAGGGGATTACACGCTCACGTTTATTTTGAAGCTGCATCTGTTATCATTGGCTTTATATTATTGGGTAAACTATTGGAAGAAAAAGCCAAAGGAAATACTTCATCTGCAATAAAGAAATTGATGGGTTTACAGCCAAAAACAGTAACGATTGTACAGGATGGTGGTTATCAAATGGAAATCCCCATTGAGCAAGTTGAAATAGGTAATACAATTGTGGTAAAACCAGGCGAGCAAATTGCGGTAGATGGAATAGTAATTAACGGAAACTCTTTTGTTGACGAAAGTATGTTGAGCGGTGAGCCTGTTCCTGTGTTGAAAAATGAAAACGACAAAGTATTTGCGGGAACTATTAATCAAAAAGGTAGCTTCCAATTTAAAGCCGATAAAGTAGGCAGTGAAACTATGCTTGCACACATTATCAAAATGGTGCAAGACGCACAAGGCAGTAAAGCTCCTGTCCAAAAATTGGTGGATAAAATTGCAGGAATTTTCGTGCCCATTGTAATTGTAATTGCCGTTGCTTCATTTATAGTATGGAACATCTTTGGCGGAGACAATGGCTTTACTCAGGGATTGTTAGCTCTTATTACCGTATTGGTTATTGCCTGTCCTTGTGCTTTAGGTTTAGCTACTCCGACTGCAATTATGGTTGGTGTGGGCAAAGGAGCTGAAAAAGGAATCTTAATTAAAGATGCAGAAAGTCTTGAGTTAGCAAAAAAGGTAAATGCTGTAATACTCGATAAAACAGGAACCATCACAGAAGGTAAACCTGTTGTAACGAATGATTTTTGGACTGAAGAAACCCCGATATTAAAACAAATACTATTCAGCATTGAAAAACAATCTGAACACCCATTGGCAGATGCGGTTGTTTCTCATTTAAAAAATCAGAATACCGTTTCAATAACTCAATTTGAAAGTATCACAGGAAAAGGAGCAAAAGCTGAGATTGACGGTATAACTTATTTCATTGGAAACAAAAGACTGATACAAGAAAATGAAATTTTGATTGAAAATGCGGTTGCTCAAAAAGCCAATCAATGGGGCAATGAAGCCAAAACAGTAATTTGGTTTGCCAATACGAAAAAAACAATAGCCATATTAGCAATAGCTGACCAGATTAAAGCAACTTCTAAAAAGGCAATTGAAGAATTACAGCTATCAGGCATTGAAGTTTATATGCTCACAGGCGACAATGAAATGACAGCCAAAGCTGTTTCAGAAAAAGTTGGTATCAAACATTACAAAGCAGAAGTACTGCCTGAACATAAAGCTGCATTCGTTAAACAATTGCAGCAACAAGGAAAGGTTATAGCGATGGTTGGCGATGGTATCAATGACAGCACAGCATTGGCACAAGCAGACGTGAGTATAGCAATGGGCAAAGGAAGCGACATTGCAATGGATGTAGCTAAAATGACTATCATTTCATCAGACCTTACAAAAATTCCCGAAGCAATTCATTTATCAAAATCAACAGTTCGCACCATTAAACAAAACCTGTTTTGGGCATTTATTTACAATTTGATTGGTATTCCAATTGCAGCAGGGATTTTATACCCGTTTAACGGTTTCTTACTCAACCCGATGATTGCAGGTGCGGCAATGGCATTGAGCAGTTTAAGTGTAGTAAGTAATAGTCTGTGGTTGAAGTATAAAAAATAA
- a CDS encoding helix-turn-helix domain-containing protein yields the protein MKIYIKNMVCNRCIMVVKNELEKLGIHTLNISLGEVELKNDLTETEKTNLDNHLKTFGFELIDDKKSRLIGQIKSYIIEIIHQNNSELKSNLSDYLSSKLHHDYTYLSNLFSEVEGTTIEKYFIAQKIEKVKELLVYDELSLSEIAYQMNYSSVGYLSNQFKKVTGLTPTHFKNIKEIKRKPLDEV from the coding sequence ATGAAAATTTATATCAAAAATATGGTTTGCAATCGTTGCATAATGGTAGTCAAAAATGAATTAGAGAAACTAGGTATTCATACTTTGAATATTAGTTTAGGTGAAGTTGAACTCAAAAACGACTTGACTGAAACGGAAAAAACTAACCTTGACAATCATCTAAAAACGTTCGGGTTTGAATTGATAGATGACAAAAAAAGTCGTCTAATCGGACAAATTAAATCATACATTATTGAAATTATACATCAAAATAACAGCGAATTAAAATCCAATTTATCTGACTATTTGAGCAGTAAGCTTCATCACGATTATACTTATTTATCAAACCTGTTTTCAGAAGTTGAAGGAACAACTATAGAAAAATATTTCATTGCTCAAAAAATTGAGAAGGTGAAAGAACTTTTGGTTTATGACGAATTATCATTAAGCGAAATCGCTTATCAAATGAATTATTCGAGCGTTGGCTATTTGAGCAATCAGTTTAAAAAAGTTACAGGACTTACCCCTACTCACTTTAAGAATATCAAGGAAATAAAGCGCAAACCACTAGACGAAGTGTAA
- a CDS encoding C10 family peptidase — translation MKITLLTLVLFIVNFNFSYSQVAPLLTTTWNQGCYYNDSVPAIGSGPCGKAYTGCVPTAIAQLLKYHNYPTSGWGTNTYSPACCGSLSLDFSTQTYNYAAMPNSISSSNPQIAQLMYHCGIAAEASYSGSNTISGGSISDMKRYFKYSLLMDGTYKSSLTNTEFENLLISELDAGRPVTAVGGSHQYIIDGYQTSPSLKFHINFGWGGSYNGYYNIHNVVVSSTNYTPVLITHHIMPLVGGFEVTDTVNGLAQASNVSIQLSSLNNWTMTGSSPWITPALNSGVSGYYQTNLSLAANPNYTTRYGTVQYSNGTITKTVVIVQHGIQPVLSVSPLSSSISSAGGMVSATITTDSTWTATTSYTWLSLSASTGTGNGMLDITAAPNGPTSRTGYVTIQRGGLSEVIEIIQGSNASFWCIPAMTTGGSDGITNVTFNSINRTSAINEGYLLTTDTTSIYWDSTYTISVTFQGGVAPGVWIDWNLDGDFSDPSEAVASPSGSWYPSFNSIKTMNITVPSNATLGLTRMRVYGKDFGTGPVSNPCGTTDAGGDIEDYHIIVKDKRFIETDVISMSFTSASSSQSLVVSTDSLWVLSGYPSWITPSMTNGMDNANVNITVSNNPSFVPRTGLLTFTRGSKYTNINVYQAALDSMIQFTVDTVFVNSTGTTSLPLSVMSNFDYDIQSLDTWITNATTTGSGNSTFFVDVTSNLSGVRTGSVVIGKGSFHDTLVVLQDSVSVTLNVSPDTLFFTSNGGSQIVTITTPSIWYGNVADSWISLSQITGTGTQTISVQCDTNYSVSRQTVLEITISGNSKQVVIMQEDGATTGIVDVGKKTRLIYPNPTTGILTIDYDFNNLTNTEIIISDITGQVIENYINVNKLNIQSLPNGIYLLMIKQNGVLIDVRKIIKE, via the coding sequence ATGAAAATAACTCTTTTAACATTAGTACTATTTATTGTGAATTTTAATTTTTCATATTCACAAGTCGCACCACTCCTAACAACAACCTGGAATCAAGGATGTTACTATAATGACAGTGTGCCAGCAATAGGAAGTGGCCCTTGTGGTAAGGCTTACACGGGATGCGTGCCTACTGCCATTGCACAACTACTTAAATATCATAACTATCCTACAAGTGGATGGGGAACGAACACATACTCACCTGCTTGTTGTGGATCTTTAAGTTTAGATTTTAGTACTCAAACTTATAATTACGCTGCAATGCCTAATTCTATCAGTTCTTCAAATCCGCAAATTGCTCAATTAATGTATCATTGCGGAATTGCAGCAGAAGCTTCTTACAGTGGCTCAAATACCATATCAGGTGGCTCAATCTCAGATATGAAACGCTACTTTAAATATTCATTATTAATGGATGGAACGTATAAAAGTTCCTTAACAAATACGGAATTTGAAAACTTACTGATTTCGGAATTAGATGCAGGGCGACCTGTGACTGCTGTTGGAGGCTCTCATCAATACATTATTGATGGGTATCAGACAAGCCCTTCCCTTAAATTTCATATAAATTTTGGCTGGGGTGGAAGTTATAATGGATATTACAACATTCATAATGTAGTGGTTTCATCTACTAATTATACGCCCGTTTTAATTACTCATCATATTATGCCTCTAGTTGGAGGGTTTGAAGTTACTGATACAGTTAATGGATTAGCTCAAGCCTCAAATGTTTCTATTCAATTAAGCTCTTTGAACAACTGGACGATGACCGGAAGTTCACCATGGATTACTCCCGCTCTCAACTCGGGTGTTTCTGGTTACTATCAAACTAACTTGAGTCTAGCTGCAAATCCGAACTATACTACGCGGTATGGTACAGTGCAGTATTCTAATGGAACGATAACTAAAACGGTAGTAATTGTTCAACACGGGATTCAACCCGTACTTAGTGTTTCACCACTATCATCAAGTATTTCATCAGCAGGAGGTATGGTTTCTGCGACAATTACAACAGATAGTACATGGACAGCAACAACATCCTATACCTGGTTGAGTTTATCGGCATCTACGGGTACGGGAAATGGAATGCTTGATATCACCGCTGCTCCCAATGGCCCAACATCCAGAACAGGATATGTAACCATTCAAAGAGGAGGTCTTAGTGAAGTAATTGAAATAATTCAAGGTTCAAATGCTTCGTTCTGGTGTATCCCTGCAATGACCACAGGCGGTTCTGACGGAATTACGAATGTAACTTTTAATTCTATAAACAGAACATCGGCAATTAACGAAGGGTATCTCTTAACAACTGATACAACTTCTATTTATTGGGATAGCACCTACACAATTTCTGTCACATTTCAGGGAGGCGTTGCTCCGGGTGTTTGGATTGATTGGAACTTAGATGGTGATTTTAGTGATCCAAGCGAAGCTGTTGCTTCTCCATCTGGCTCTTGGTATCCGAGCTTTAATTCAATAAAAACAATGAACATTACCGTACCATCAAATGCAACATTAGGGCTTACCCGAATGCGGGTTTATGGAAAAGATTTTGGAACAGGCCCTGTATCTAACCCATGCGGTACAACGGATGCTGGTGGAGATATAGAAGACTATCATATAATCGTAAAAGACAAGAGATTCATTGAAACAGATGTTATAAGTATGAGCTTTACTTCGGCTTCTTCTTCACAGTCCCTGGTTGTTTCAACGGACTCTTTATGGGTTTTATCAGGGTATCCTTCATGGATTACTCCAAGTATGACAAATGGTATGGACAATGCTAATGTTAACATTACGGTAAGTAATAATCCGTCATTTGTTCCAAGAACCGGATTACTAACATTTACCAGAGGATCGAAATACACAAACATAAATGTTTATCAGGCTGCCCTTGATTCGATGATACAGTTTACAGTTGATACAGTTTTTGTAAATTCTACTGGAACAACAAGCCTTCCGCTTAGTGTAATGTCAAATTTTGATTACGACATTCAAAGTTTGGATACATGGATAACAAATGCTACAACGACTGGAAGTGGAAACTCTACTTTTTTCGTTGATGTAACAAGTAACCTTTCCGGTGTCAGAACCGGATCTGTTGTAATCGGAAAAGGAAGTTTTCATGATACTTTGGTAGTACTTCAGGATAGTGTTTCCGTAACTTTAAATGTAAGTCCGGACACCTTATTTTTTACTTCTAATGGAGGATCACAAATAGTTACCATAACAACCCCGTCAATTTGGTATGGAAATGTGGCAGATAGTTGGATTTCACTGTCTCAGATTACAGGAACAGGCACTCAAACCATTTCCGTACAATGCGACACAAATTATTCTGTATCCCGTCAAACTGTGTTGGAAATCACAATTTCCGGAAACTCTAAGCAGGTTGTAATAATGCAGGAGGATGGTGCAACAACAGGAATAGTTGATGTTGGTAAAAAAACAAGATTAATTTATCCAAATCCTACTACCGGTATCTTGACCATTGATTATGATTTTAATAATTTAACAAATACTGAAATAATTATTTCAGACATTACTGGACAGGTAATTGAAAATTATATTAATGTGAACAAATTGAATATCCAGTCATTACCTAATGGTATCTACTTATTAATGATTAAACAGAATGGCGTTTTAATTGACGTAAGAAAAATAATTAAAGAATAA